GTGATACTCCAGATTTGAAAGTGGGTGATGTTCTAAAAATTTCTGGTGATACAAATACGACCTTTCAACATATAAATTTTCCGAAGAAAAACTTCATAATTAAACGTGGAGGCATCGTAGACTACAAAAAATTAAATAATAAAGAGGTAGAAATAACAGGTGTACAACATGAAGAAGGCTGTATTTCTAAAATTGACGTTAAACTCGCAGATGGATCAAAGTTTTTTAATGCAGTTAGCGCAGTTAGCATAAATTTGAAGGGTGCTTTATCAACTGGTGAAGTAACCTTGAAATAATAAATTTATATGACAAGTCTAGAAAAAGATACAACGGTAGTTGTAAATCGTCCTTCAAAATCTAATGCTACGGGGATGGTAGAAAATGTTCTGGAGCAGTTTAATACTGCGGCAGATATTATCAATTTAAATCCTAACATACGCAGGATTCTTAGCGTAACTAACAATGAGATTATCATACATTTTCCGGTAAAGATGGATAATGGCGATGTCGAAATTTTTACAGGTTATCGTGTACAACACAACAATGCTTTAGGACCTTATAAAGGCGGCCTGCGTTACCACGATACAGTAGATATTGATGCTGCAAAGGCTTTAGCTATGTGGATGACCTGGAAAACATCATTGGCTGGTTTACCATACGGGGGTGCAAAAGGAGGTATTCAAATAAATCCTAAACTGTATTCTCAATCTGAATTAGAGCGTATTACCCGTAGGTTTACGTATGCATTAGGTGAAAACATAGGACCTGAACATGATATACCTGCGCCAGATGTTAACACAGGAGCGCAAACGATGGCGTGGATTGCAGATACATACATGTCTACAAAAAGTCCGTCTGAGCGTTCTACGCATCAACACGTTGTTACCGGTAAGCCGGTAGGTTCTGGTGGTCTTGAAGGCCGTGATCGTGCAACAGGATATGGCGTTTATTTATGTATCAAACTCTGGGCAGAAAAAAACAATATGCCGCTTAAAGGCAAAAAATATATTGTACAGGGCTTTGGAAATGTAGGATACTGGGCCGCTTATTTTATGGAGCAGGAAGGAGCTCTTATGGTAGGTGTTCAAGATGCTTTCGCAAGTATTTATAAGGCAGAAGGTATAGGAGTAGCAGATCTGTTTACCCATATTAATGCTAATGAAGGCGGTGTTCAGAATTTTCCGGGTGCTAGCGAAATTGAGAAAGACACTTTCTTTGGTATAGACTGTGATCTTATTATTCCGGCAGCATTAGGAAATCAAATCACCGAAGATAATGCCGCAGATATTAAAGCAACTCTTATAGCTGAAGGTGCTAATGGACCAACAAATGTAGAGGGAGAAAAAATTCTACTTAAAAAAGGTGTGACCATCATTCCTGATATTTTATGCAATTCTGGCGGGGTTATAACCAGTTATTTTGAGTGGCTTCAAAACCGTAACGGAGAGCTTTGGAAGCTTGATGAGGTTATTGAAAAATTAGATAAAAAACTGGGAGCAAACTTTCACGATGTATGCAATGCTGCAGAAGAGCGTAATATAGATATGCGTTCTGCTGCGTACATTTTAGCGATAGAGCGTATTGAAAAAGCATACGTGCAACGCGGGATTTTCCCATAATTGAAATACCTGTTTTGAAATACGGAAGCTTAATTTTAGAGAAGAAAGAATACGTTCTTTTAAAGCGTATTATGAATATCTCCTATCATTTAGACGACCCTATTATACGCGATTCAATACATAAATTGAACGAAGAATTACAACTGGCCATGATCTGCGAGGATATAGATGTCCCCGCAGATGTGGTTCGGTTTAATAGTAAAGTTACGGTTGAGAGCAGCGAGCAAACACACGATTTATACATAGTGCCTCCTGCGCAAAGTAATCTCTTAAAAAAACGAATTTCTGTTATGTCACCTTTAGGTGCTGCATTAATGGGTTTCTCTGAAGGAGATGAAGTCTTAGGCGATTTCCCAGATGGTTCTAAACGTGTACTTATTAAAGCTGTTTTGCAGCAAGACACTTCTATTGATACTACTGTTTTATAATAGTTGAGTAAATTTTTATATTATGAATACAAGTGCTTATAATCACGATAATGAGTTTGATCTTTTTCAAAAGAATACACGCGCAGAACTGTATACCTGGATTAAGCTATTAGAAAATCTAAATCTGGAGTTTGAAACACTCGTTAATCTCGTTGAACAAAATCATACTATAGACTCAAGCCTAATTCAAAAGATAGTTGATAAGAAAGCAGAAACAAGCTCACAGCTTAATATTTATTATAAATATGTAAATCAGGTTGAAGATAATAGAGAATGCGATGATATGGATTGTGAAATTTATTATCAACGCCAGCACGAGCAGCTAAGACGATTATTTAACTATCATGCTGAACAATGCACAAAATTAAAATGCAGTTTTTTTAATAGTTTAAACCTGCAATCAAATATTCAACTTAAAAACAACATTCAAGCAGGGTTGAAGTAAGATTCTGGCTGTATACTAATGAATAAATCTCAAGACTATTTTTTTACAATTCAACTTTTTAATAAAGACATTAAAGAATTGAATTTCTGGATGATGCAACTAGAGCAGCTCACTGTAGAGATAAACCAATTAACTGCTATCGAAAAAAAACTATTAAAAAACAATTCTTTAAATTATAACCTGCTCGCATTCAGAAGAAAAAATACGTTATTTCTTGCTGCTTTATTTAGACAGGAGCAGAGACTTCAAAAAGAAAAAGAATACGGCTCTGGGGTTTACAATTTAGATTGGAATCACGAGCAAGATATGCAGCGCAATCAGTTTATAAATCATTTTAGAGAGTTTAAAGCGCTACAAAACATCATTTATGAGCGCCTTATTTCGTTAGAAATAAGATAACACGTAAAGAGACACAAGAAGTTTATAACTCACTTAAATTTTAAAACAGATGAAAACAAACCATTTTAAATTTTATCTGCAGGTTATTATTTTATGTGTACTATTTTTTGGCTTTCTTTTTTTGTTTAATAAGATGGTGACGTATATATTTTAATTGAAATCTACTTTTATTTATAATTATAAAGCTCTAAACGCTGTATTTTATAATCTTCTTTAAAGATGCGCAAATGCCTGCCCTGATGCGTCTGATCACCATTTAAATGGCGTATTGTTTTCCAGGTATCATTCTCAAAAACTCCTTCATCTACTTTTAAAATGCCCACATGTAAATCTGGATTTTTGAGATTTTTAAAGGTTACATAGATTCCGTTTCCTGCTATATAAAACTCATGCGCTCCGGTTTGTACAATGAGTGCTCCTGCCATATCCCAATTTTCATTTTTAGCGGCATCCTCCCAACCTAATTTGTAACTGTGGTTAAATGTAAATTCATAATCTCCCAGAGTAATTACGTTCCCTTCATTTTCCTTATCAAGCAAGACTCCTTCAATTTTATTTTGACCCTGATTAGCCATTAGTATTGGCGTTAATTGTCGCAGTAAATTATACATTTTAGATAAGGGTTGATTTTCGGGATTTTCAGCAGATTCTATTGCAAATGGCGAAAAACCTATTGCCTCATAGTGACCTATCGCAAAAGCAGCTTTCCCGGCAATGGTATTATCATAGCGATGCTCAGGAATAAATAAAGGGTCTCCCTGTCTTACATATAAATCATTCCAATATTTAAAATCTGGATTGTAAAAGTCGGGAGCCATAAAATCTATTTTAGAACCCGCAGCTTTCCAGATATCCATTAAATGCGGCAGAGGGCCGGCACTGGGGTATTCACCCGGTTTACGACCTTTGTAATTTAAAGCAGCATTTACAAACATAGGGAGCGCATATGCATCTTTACCGGCTGTAATAACCGCATTTGTAAATTCAGAAAAATACCAGGCCATAAAAAACTCATCGGTGTGGTCTCCCTTACCAAAGAGTTCTTCCCAATTTCCCTTTGTTTTAAACCCCTGTTGTTCCCACGCGCTATAAAGTTCTGGCACAAGATTCTCTTTATGTTTCTGCATATAAGTTATTAAAGCTTGCGGAACTGCCATTTCAAATTTGAGATTAGCTTCTTTGCTGTGATCTCGTGCAGCGGGTAGCATTCCTATTTCATTTTCGGGCTGTACCATAATTACAGTTTGTTCTTTTGAATCAAACTCTTTTAAATGCAGCATTAATGCTTTAAACGCAGCGCGATCTGCATTTAAATTTGCCGAGCTAAATGGGGAAAGTAATTCCTGGCTAATTCCGTTATCATCTTTTGCTCGCGGAAATTTCTCCTGATTGGTTTTTACCCAGGATGGAGCATGACTAGACATACTATTTTTCCAGGAACCAAACCAAAGCAACACCACTTTGAGTTCGTTTTTACGAGCTTCTTTTAGTAAATCATCTAAAAGCTGAAACTCAAACTTTCCTTCTTCCGGTTCTAATAATTCCCAGTAAACGGGAGCTAAAACAGTATTGAGATTGAGTGCTTTCAACTTGGGCCATACAGGCGCCATATTTTCAAGACTGGTAAACGTAGAATTGCCCAGTTCTCCTCCCAATATTAAAAAAGGCTTCCCTTCTACAATAAGTTGAGTGGCATTACCTTGTTTTCTAAGATGCGGAATTGATGATTCTTGTACTTGTGCAGTTGTTGTAAATATAGCTATGATTAATAAGAGCAGGGTTTGAATATATGTTTTAATTCTATTCTTCATAGGAGTTTATAGTTTATGCAGGTAATATTTTAAAATAGATTTATCTGTGATATTAATTTCTTTATAGCTCAAATATCTTGGTTAATACTGGTAGTCTCTAGTATATATGTTGCTCTTGCTAGTACATATGGTGCATTTGCAAATCTGTTATTTTTTTCTATTTATATTGAAATTTATCTAATATGTGGTCTAAAATTTAAAGCTGAAGTTCTTCCATTTTTTTAAAAAGATATTTTTCTTTTTTTAAATTAACGAACTCCCTATACGCGTCAAAATAGAATTAACCTGTACCTTTTCGTTTTAAAGAATTATGAAGATTAGAGTGTCTTTCAAGTTAGCAGTTATTTTTAGTTTACTACTACAAAGTAGTCTATTTGCTCAGGAAGTAGGAGAAGAGTACCGTTTTTTAAATATTGCAAACGGAAATACACAACGAGCTGTTTCTACAATTGTTCAGGATAGTCTGGGTTTTATTTGGTTTGGTACAAATGGCGTAGGCATAAATAGATATAATGGTGCCGACTTAACATCGTACAAGCAGAATTTTAATGATAGCAACTCTTTAGGTAGCTCACTTATACATAAACTTTTTATAGATAAGGCAAATCGCCTGTGGGCAGGTACAAACTATGGGTTAAATCTGTATAATCGAGATTTTGATAATTTTAAAGAAGTTAAGCTTTATGTAGACTCACTAGAGGTTTCAAATATTCAAATTAGGGCGATACAGGAAGATGCAAATGGCAATTTGTTAATAGGCTCGCATTATCACGGGCTTTTTAAAGTAAACCCAAAAACATTAAAGGGATATCAGGTGCCCGTGCGGTTTTCAGGAATTAATTCGCTAGAAGTTAACAGCATTGTAAATAGTACACACGGAGATTTATACATAGGTACAAATAAAGGGCTTTTTAAATATACGGGTACCATTGTAGAACCGGTATTAGCTCAATATGAACAAGATGATAAACTTATATCACATCATATTGAAACCTTATATTTTGATAATACCGGTGCTTTATGGGTGGGAACCTTTGCAAACGGATTATTTAAAATAAGCTTTGATGCGCGAGGAAATTATACAACATTACGTTATGAAATAAGTGATAAACGTATTCTTGCTATTGCACAGGCTCCAGATGGTAAAATGCTCTGCGGAACTGAAAATGACGGACTCTTTGTTATCGATAAAAATGATCAGGTTTATAAAAATTACAGGCATAATAAATTTGATACCGGAAGCATAAAATCAAATTCTATTTGGTCTTTGTTTGTAGACACGCAAGGCCGTATCTGGATAGGATATTACAATCAAGGATTGGCTGTTTACGATAAATTCTATGATAAATTTAAAGATATAGAAAGCCTGCCATATGTTAATAATTCGCTGCACGGTGCTTCTGTGACCGGCATTATTAACGATAAGAAAGGAAATATCTGGATAGGGATAGACGGCGGTGGTGTTGATGTGTATAACACGGCAAGTAAAAATATCACACACCTTACAGATCCTAACAACCCCATTGCTAAAAATCTTGATGCCCGCGATATTGTCACACTGTTTATAGACAGTAAAAATACAATTTGGGTGGGCACTTGGAATTCTGGAATTTTCTATCTGCCAGAAAATGCTTCGGCATTTATACAATACAATGTCTCTAATACTGACGGCGGTTTAAAATCAAACCGTATTATGAGTTTTGCAGAAGACTCAAAAGGCACTATCTGGATAGGAACATTTCTCATGGGCTTGCATTCATACAGCCCACAAACTAAAAAATTCACCCACGTCAACGACCAGTTATTTTCGAACCCCCTGGCGAGCCAGCGCGATGTGCGTACTGTTTTAGTAGATAAAAAAGATGCGGTTTGGCTGGGTACTACCAGTGGTCTTTATGAAATAGAACAACTTCCTGACGGCAGTATGCGTGCAATTTCTTTTAAAGAGAAAATGCGTCAAAATCTAGTAAACAGAACAGAGGTAGATATCATCGTTTCGCTATTTGAAGATTCTAAAGGTATCATCTGGGCAGGTACCATAGGAGCCGGCTTGTGTAAATACAATCCTGCTGAAAATACATTTACATGGTTTACTGGAGTAGATGGCCTGGGTCAAGAGACGATTGCTTCTATATTAGAAGACGATCTGGGTAATATTTGGGTAGGTGGAAACAATGGTCTAACGCAATTTAATACCGCCTCAAAAATGTTTAAGAATTTTGATAAGCAAGATGGTCTTCTGGCAAATGATTTTAATTATAACGCATCATTTAAAGACGAGAATGGCTATTTATATTTTGGTAGTTATGAGGGTATAAATTATTTAAATCCTAAGAACATAAGTTTTAACGATTATAGTCCGCAGGTTTATTTTACAGACTTTAAACTCTTTAATAAATCTGTTATTCCTAATACTGAAGATGCTCCGTTAAAGAAAGTTATTTCACAAACAGAGGCGATCACACTCACCAGTGCGCAATCTGTATTTACAATAGAATATGCAGGAATTAGTTTTACACGATCTGAAAAAAATCAATACGCATATTATCTAGAAGGCTTTGACGAGAAATGGAATTATGTAGGTCAAAGTAGAAGCGCTACATACACAAATCTTCCTCCCGGTGATTATGTGTTTAAAGTAAAAGCCGCTAATAATGATGGTGTTTGGGATGAAATTCCGCAGACATTAAACATAAAAGTTTTGCGCCCATGGTGGTCTACAAATACAGCTATTGGGGCATACTTATTTGCACTGCTTATTATTTCCTTTTTTATATACAATCTCGTAAAACAACGGGTTGCCGAAAAACGCGCAATAGCTTCAGAACGGGACAGAAGAATACAGGAAGAAGTATTAAATGATAGAAAGCTTCAGTTTTTTACAAACATCTCGCACGAGTTTAGAACGCCCCTCACACTTATTTTAAATCCGTTAGAAGATATTATAGATGGGGGTTTTTCAAAAATGCCCAAACCCGTTACCGATAAGCTTGCAATAATTCATAAAAATACAAACCGTCTCAAGCGTCTTATAGACGAGCTTATGGATTTTAGAAAGCTTGAGATCAATAAATTTTCGGTAAAAGCTTCAAAATTAGATGCGGGAGCTTTTGTTAAAGAAATCACTTCTCATTTTGAAGAAGAAGCTTCACTTAAAAATATAGCACTTAGCGTAGAGACCGATGAGGTTGATGTAAATCTGTGGAGCGACCCTTCAATGCTTGAGAAAATTTTATTCAATTTATTGTCAAATGCCTTTAAAATCACACCAGATTCTGGTAGTATTTCAGTAAGCGTGTACAGGTGTAATCAAAAAATAATACTCCCGCTGGTAGATGAGAACGAACCCGTTTCTGCTCTAGAAATACAGGTTGAAGATACCGGCCTGGGCATTAAAAAAGAGGAAGTAGATAAAATTTTTGAGCGATTTTATCAAGTTGAAAAAATGAACAGTCAATACTACGGCGGTACCGGCATAGGTCTCGAGGTGGTTAAAAATTTTATAGACCTTCTTAAAGGTAAAATTGAAGTAGAAAGTGAAGAAGGTATAGGAACCAAGTTTAAATTGTTTTTCCCGTTAGGCTATGCGCACTTTAGTGCAAATGAACTGTTTTTGGTTCCGCAGGAAAGTGCTACTGTGCCACAAAATAATACGCCTCAAAGGGATTCGGTTTCAGAATTATTAAAAGACAGCGATTTAAAAAGTTTGCTTATTGTTGAAGATAATGCAGAGTTGCGCAATTATCTAAAAAACGAACTCTCTTCAGAATATTTTATTCTGGAAGCTTCTAACGGTACCGAAGGTTTAGCTCTTGCTTCGAAGAAGATACCCGATTTAATCATTACAGATGTGGTAATGCCCGAGTTAGATGGCTTTGCTTTTTGCGCACAGCTCAAAGCCGATTTAAAAACCAGTCACATTCCACTAATAATGTTAACGGCAAAGGCAATGACTGAAGATTGGGTAACCGGTATAGATGCCGGTGCAGATGTGTACCTCAACAAGCCCTTTGACATGAAAATTTTAAAGGCACAATTACGTCAGATTATTTTGAGTCGTCAGGTACTTTTTAATAAATATCTAAAGGATTCTAATAATGTCATGATTCCTGAAAACACCTCACAGCTCGATAAGAAATTTATCACAAAAGTGCTGGAGTATATTACTACAAATATTTCTGATGAAAACCTTACGGTAGAAAATCTGGCCGAAGAGCTGAATTTAAGTAGAAGTCAGTTGTATCGAAAAATTAAAGCCCTTACCGGTAATTCTGCTAATGAATTCTTGAGAAAAATACGCCTTGAAAAAGCAAAAGAACTCATTGAGAGTGGTAATGCTTCAATAAGTGAGGTTTGTTTTAAAGTGGGTTTCTCGTCCCCTTCGTATTTTACTAAATGCTTTAAGGCTCATTTCGGGATTCTACCTACAGAGCTTAAATAGAGCTCGTAGATCGCGTATTTGCTGCATTTAGCCACAAATGTTTCAACAAGTGCTTCATAGTTAGTATTGGGTGGATTTTAATTGGGCGAATTTTAGAGATCTAACAACACGTGTTTTTTGAACACCTAATCGCTAAAATTAAAAATGGAAACATCTAGACTAAACTGGTTAATTACGCAAACGATGTATTTGCGTAAAACGTTTTCTAGTTTGTTTGTATTACAAAAT
The sequence above is a segment of the Leeuwenhoekiella sp. MAR_2009_132 genome. Coding sequences within it:
- a CDS encoding DUF5597 domain-containing protein, which encodes MKNRIKTYIQTLLLLIIAIFTTTAQVQESSIPHLRKQGNATQLIVEGKPFLILGGELGNSTFTSLENMAPVWPKLKALNLNTVLAPVYWELLEPEEGKFEFQLLDDLLKEARKNELKVVLLWFGSWKNSMSSHAPSWVKTNQEKFPRAKDDNGISQELLSPFSSANLNADRAAFKALMLHLKEFDSKEQTVIMVQPENEIGMLPAARDHSKEANLKFEMAVPQALITYMQKHKENLVPELYSAWEQQGFKTKGNWEELFGKGDHTDEFFMAWYFSEFTNAVITAGKDAYALPMFVNAALNYKGRKPGEYPSAGPLPHLMDIWKAAGSKIDFMAPDFYNPDFKYWNDLYVRQGDPLFIPEHRYDNTIAGKAAFAIGHYEAIGFSPFAIESAENPENQPLSKMYNLLRQLTPILMANQGQNKIEGVLLDKENEGNVITLGDYEFTFNHSYKLGWEDAAKNENWDMAGALIVQTGAHEFYIAGNGIYVTFKNLKNPDLHVGILKVDEGVFENDTWKTIRHLNGDQTHQGRHLRIFKEDYKIQRLELYNYK
- a CDS encoding GreA/GreB family elongation factor yields the protein MKYGSLILEKKEYVLLKRIMNISYHLDDPIIRDSIHKLNEELQLAMICEDIDVPADVVRFNSKVTVESSEQTHDLYIVPPAQSNLLKKRISVMSPLGAALMGFSEGDEVLGDFPDGSKRVLIKAVLQQDTSIDTTVL
- a CDS encoding two-component regulator propeller domain-containing protein, whose product is MKIRVSFKLAVIFSLLLQSSLFAQEVGEEYRFLNIANGNTQRAVSTIVQDSLGFIWFGTNGVGINRYNGADLTSYKQNFNDSNSLGSSLIHKLFIDKANRLWAGTNYGLNLYNRDFDNFKEVKLYVDSLEVSNIQIRAIQEDANGNLLIGSHYHGLFKVNPKTLKGYQVPVRFSGINSLEVNSIVNSTHGDLYIGTNKGLFKYTGTIVEPVLAQYEQDDKLISHHIETLYFDNTGALWVGTFANGLFKISFDARGNYTTLRYEISDKRILAIAQAPDGKMLCGTENDGLFVIDKNDQVYKNYRHNKFDTGSIKSNSIWSLFVDTQGRIWIGYYNQGLAVYDKFYDKFKDIESLPYVNNSLHGASVTGIINDKKGNIWIGIDGGGVDVYNTASKNITHLTDPNNPIAKNLDARDIVTLFIDSKNTIWVGTWNSGIFYLPENASAFIQYNVSNTDGGLKSNRIMSFAEDSKGTIWIGTFLMGLHSYSPQTKKFTHVNDQLFSNPLASQRDVRTVLVDKKDAVWLGTTSGLYEIEQLPDGSMRAISFKEKMRQNLVNRTEVDIIVSLFEDSKGIIWAGTIGAGLCKYNPAENTFTWFTGVDGLGQETIASILEDDLGNIWVGGNNGLTQFNTASKMFKNFDKQDGLLANDFNYNASFKDENGYLYFGSYEGINYLNPKNISFNDYSPQVYFTDFKLFNKSVIPNTEDAPLKKVISQTEAITLTSAQSVFTIEYAGISFTRSEKNQYAYYLEGFDEKWNYVGQSRSATYTNLPPGDYVFKVKAANNDGVWDEIPQTLNIKVLRPWWSTNTAIGAYLFALLIISFFIYNLVKQRVAEKRAIASERDRRIQEEVLNDRKLQFFTNISHEFRTPLTLILNPLEDIIDGGFSKMPKPVTDKLAIIHKNTNRLKRLIDELMDFRKLEINKFSVKASKLDAGAFVKEITSHFEEEASLKNIALSVETDEVDVNLWSDPSMLEKILFNLLSNAFKITPDSGSISVSVYRCNQKIILPLVDENEPVSALEIQVEDTGLGIKKEEVDKIFERFYQVEKMNSQYYGGTGIGLEVVKNFIDLLKGKIEVESEEGIGTKFKLFFPLGYAHFSANELFLVPQESATVPQNNTPQRDSVSELLKDSDLKSLLIVEDNAELRNYLKNELSSEYFILEASNGTEGLALASKKIPDLIITDVVMPELDGFAFCAQLKADLKTSHIPLIMLTAKAMTEDWVTGIDAGADVYLNKPFDMKILKAQLRQIILSRQVLFNKYLKDSNNVMIPENTSQLDKKFITKVLEYITTNISDENLTVENLAEELNLSRSQLYRKIKALTGNSANEFLRKIRLEKAKELIESGNASISEVCFKVGFSSPSYFTKCFKAHFGILPTELK
- a CDS encoding Glu/Leu/Phe/Val family dehydrogenase is translated as MVENVLEQFNTAADIINLNPNIRRILSVTNNEIIIHFPVKMDNGDVEIFTGYRVQHNNALGPYKGGLRYHDTVDIDAAKALAMWMTWKTSLAGLPYGGAKGGIQINPKLYSQSELERITRRFTYALGENIGPEHDIPAPDVNTGAQTMAWIADTYMSTKSPSERSTHQHVVTGKPVGSGGLEGRDRATGYGVYLCIKLWAEKNNMPLKGKKYIVQGFGNVGYWAAYFMEQEGALMVGVQDAFASIYKAEGIGVADLFTHINANEGGVQNFPGASEIEKDTFFGIDCDLIIPAALGNQITEDNAADIKATLIAEGANGPTNVEGEKILLKKGVTIIPDILCNSGGVITSYFEWLQNRNGELWKLDEVIEKLDKKLGANFHDVCNAAEERNIDMRSAAYILAIERIEKAYVQRGIFP